The nucleotide sequence GCTGGCCGCGTTTCGTACCACCACCGAACAGCACGATCAGGGTGCGCCCATCTCGCGCAAGGTATATGCGGTATCCAGGGCCCCAATCGATAACGTACTCACCTATACCGTCGAACCATTTGATGTTGGACGTGTTGCCACGTTCCATACGCAGCTGGGCAGTCGAAACCTTGGCGGCGACTTGTGCAGGCAGTCGATCAAACCATTTGCGGTACGGGCTGGAGCCATCTGGCCGGAGGTATTCTTCAACGCGAACGCACATGGCTGTTGAGGATGGTAACTCAAAAGTTACTATAGGAGGTGCGCTAGCGCCAAGAGCGGCCCCCGGCCTTCCTTGGCGCTTCATGCGCCGATCATGAAAGCGCGCGTTGGTGGGCTGTATCTTTATACAGTTCCATGCTGGAACGCGATCTTCACGCGTAGCCGCCACCGTGCGCCCGCCTGCCATCGATTCCCGTCACCCCCAGCGGCCCGTCATCGCGCCGCTTCTTCCATCTGCGCGGTCTCCTGCACGATCCAGGCCTCGAAGGCTTTGATCAAGGGGGAGTCCTGGCCGGTCCTGGGGTAGGCCAGGTAATAGGCGTTGTCCGTGTGCACGCGCAATGACAGCGGGGCCAGCAGCCGCCCCGTGCGCAAGTCGTCTTCCACGAAGGCCCGCTGCGCCATGACGATGCCCAGCTCGTCGACCGCGGCCTGGTAGGCCAGCGCGGAGTTCTCGAATTTCAGTCCGCTGTTGCCGTCTATCGTGGTCACGCGCGCCGCGGCCAGCCACGCCGGCCAGTCGGACGCCCGGTGCATGGAACAGAGCAGGACGAAGCGGGCCAGATCGGACGGGTCGCGCGGCGGCTCGCCGTGCTTGAACAGGCCCGGGCTGCAGACGGGCAGCAGGATCTCGCCGAAGAGCTTGCGGCAGATTGCGCCCGGAATGGGCGCCGGCCCCGAATGGATGCACAGGTCGACCTCGTCGCGGTCGAATTCCACCTGCTGGTGCGAGGTGGTGATATGCACGTCGATATGCCGGTGCAAGGCATGAAACCGCGCCAGGCGCGGCACGAACCAGCGGATGGCGAAGGTGGGCGGCAGCTTGATGCGCAGGATGTTGTCCGTGGGACGCGTGCGCAGCTGGCGGGTCTGCGTTTCGATCAGGTCGAAGGCCGCGCGCAGGGTGGCGGCATAGGTCGCGCCCTCCGGCGTGGTCTCGATGCCGTGGCGCAGGCGCATGCATAGCTGCACGCCCAGCCAGTCCTCCAACTGGCTGACATGCCGGCTGACGGCGCCCTGGGTGACGGAAAGCTCCTGGGCCGCGCGGGTCAGGCTGCCGTTGCGGGCGGTGGCCTCGAAGGCCCGCAGCGCGTTCAGTGGGGGAAGGCGTCTGGCCATCTGCTCTGAGTTTTTCTCAAGGGAGCCTGCATAAATTTTGGTTTGAAGCGGCAGGGCGAGCAATTATCCTAACGCAAAACCTCCGCGAATAAAGCGGAAATCCGCGCGCTGCAGGCACGCGGTCCCAGAATGAACCGGGGTGCGTTGCAACATCCCTGGAGGAGAAAAAATCATGTCACCCGCTTTGGGGGATGGATCGGGGCCGACGGCCCTGCCTCGGGGCGCGGCCGCTTCAGCGGATCGCGTCGTGCGCGGGGATGCCGGTCCGTCCACGGTCTTCGACAAGATCTGGGATGCACACCGCATTGCGTGCCTGGACGACGGCCGCGAGCTTATCTTCGTCGACCGCCATGTCCTGCAGGAGACCACCAGCGCGGTCGCCTTTGCCGGCCTGAGGCGCGAAGGCCGCACGGTGCGCCATCCCGAACTCACCATCGCCACCCAGGACCACATCGTCTCCACCGAGCCGGGCAGGGACGAGGACACGTATCCAGGCGGCCGTGAGCTGTTGACGCTGATGCGCGCCAATGCGCTGCAAGGCCATATCCGGCATTTCGGCATCGAGGATCCCCGCCAGGGCATCGTCCATGTCATCGCGCCGGAACTGGGTTTCGCGCTGCCGGGGTCCATCCTGGCCTGCGGCGACAGCCATACCTCCACCGCCGGCGGGCTCGGCGCGTTGGGCATAGGCGTGGGCACCAGCGAAGTGGAACACGTGCTGGCGACACAGACGCTGGCCCTGGCCAGGCCGCGCAATATGCGGGTGCGCTTCGCCGGCCGGCCGGGTGCCGGCATCACCGCCAAGGACCTGATCCTGCTGGCGATGGGCGCCCTGGGCGTGGCGGGCGGACGCGGATGCGCCGTCGAGTACGCCGGCGAGGCGGTCCAGGCCCTGCCGGTGGAAGGGCGCTTGACGCTATGCAATATGTCCATCGAATTGGGCGCCCGGCTCGGACTGGTGGCGCCCGACGAGAAGACCTTCGAGTACGTGCGGGGCCGGGAGTACGCCCCCGCCGGCCCCTTGTTCGAGCAGGCGGTGCGAGCCTGGCGCGGGCTGGCAAGCGACGCGGATGCGGTTTTCGACCGGGATGTCACGGTGCGGTGCGACGGCATCGCGCCGCAGGTGACCTGGGGCACCAATCCTTCGCATGTGGGCGGCGTGGACGGGCGGGTGCCGGATCCGGCCCGCTACGACGACGCCCGGCAGCGCGACAGCGTGGCGGCCGCGCTGCGCTACATGGGACTGGCGCCGGGCATGCCCCTGGAGGGCATCCCCATCGACGTCGCCTTTATCGGTTCCTGTACCAATTCGCGGCTGTCGGACCTGCAGGCCGCCGCCGCGGTGGTGCGGGGCCGGCACGTGGCGCCGGGCGTGCGCGCGCTGGTGGTGCCCGGGTCGATGTCGGTCAAGCGCGAAGCCGAAGCCCTGGGCCTGCACCGGATATTCCGCGAGGCCGGTTTCGAATGGCGCGAGGCCGGCTGCTCCATGTGCGTCAGCATCAACGAGGACACGGTGCCGGCCGGCGCGCGCTGCATCGCCACCAGCAACCGCAATTTCGAGAACCGGCAGGGGGCTGGCAGCCGTACCCATTTGGCGAGTCCCGCCATGGTGGCCGCGGCCGCGCTGCATGGCCGCATCACCGACGTGCGCAGGGAGACCGCGGCATGAGAACGCCCGTGCGGGAGATAGAAGGGGTCATGGCGGTGATGCCGATGGCGGACATCAACACGGACGCCATCATTCCGTCGGTATGGCTGCGCACCGCCACGGCCGACATGGGCAAGGGCCTGTTCGGCGGCTATCGCTACGATGCGGATGGCCGGGAGCGGCCGGACTTCGTGCTGAACCGCGAGCCTTACCGCCACGCGCGCATCCTGCTGGCCGACGAGAACTTCGGCTGCGGCAGCTCGCGCGAAGCGGCCGTGTGGGCCTTGGCCCAATTCGGCATCGGCTGCGTGCTGGCGCCCAGCTTTGCCGACATCTTCTACGAGAACGCCTTTCGCAACGGCCTGGTGGCGGCCATCATCGACCGCCGGGCTTACCAGGCGTTGCGCGATGCGGCGCGGGAGCGCGAACGTGGGCTGGCGGCAAGCGGTCCCGTGACGACGCCGGCGCAAGCAGGCGTTCCGCAGGCCGATGGCCGGCAATCGACCCGCCGGCAGTCCGATGACCGGCAATCGGATAACCGGCAATCCAATGACCGGAACTCGAATGACCGGAACTCGAATGACCGGAACTCGAATGACCGGAACGTAAATGTCCGGAACGTAAATGACCGGCAATCGGATCGCCCTCCGGCCGCCGGCTCGCCGACCGGCAGCCCCGCGTCGAACCCGGCATGCGCGCATTCCGCCGCGCCGGTCTGCCGTGTCGATCTTGCCAGCGCCACGGTCACGGGTCCGGACGGGGCGGTGCATCCCTTCAGCATTCCCGCATCGCGCGCCCAGGCGCTGATGCGCGGCGACGACGAAATCGCCATGACCCTGTCCCACCTGCCCGCCATCGAAGCGCATTACGAACGCCTGCGGACCGGATCCGCCTGGCTCTATCCCGCCGCGCTGCAAAGGAGTTCCGCACCATGACCCGACCCAGCCTACGCCAGGCGCTCGAGCGCGAGACGCCGCTGGTTACGCCGCTGGCCCACGATGCGCTGTCCGCGCGCCTGATCGAGCAGGCGGGCTTCCATGCCTTCGCGGTGGGCGGCTCGGCCATGCTGGCCGCGCGCCACGCCTATCCGGACATCGGGCTGATCGGCCTGACCGATATGGTCGACGGCCTGCGCGATATCGCCGCCGCCTCCCGCCTGCCTTTCGTGGCCGATGCCGACGACGGCTACGGCGACGTCAAGAGCGTGGCGCGCCTGGTGGCCGCCTACGAGGCGATCGGCGTCGGCGGCTTCCTGCTGGAGGACCAGAGCCGCGACCACAAGCAGCAGCGCGCCGACAAGGCGGCCATGGTGGTCGACGAAGCGGTGATTGAGGCCAAGCTGCGAACCGCGATGCAGGCCCGCCGCAATCCGGAGACCCTGGTCATCGGGCGCACCGATGCCTACGGGCCGCTGGGGCTGGACGCCGCGCTGCGCCGCGCCGAGCGCTTCCTGGCCATAGGCGTGGAGGGCATCTTCATCGCCGGGCTGCGTACCGAGGACGACTACCGCCGCGTGGGCGCCGCCCTGCGCGGCGTTCCCTATCTGTCCGCCGCCATGTTCGAGGGCGGCGACACGCCCTGGCTCAGCCCGGCCGAGCTTGGCGCCATGGGATACACGCAGGTGTCCTATCCCGCCAGCCTGATCCTGCGCGTGACCCAGGCGCTGCGCGACGGGTTGTCGGCGCTGCGCCGCCACGCCGATGGCGTCGAGCCGCTGGTGCCGCTGGCGCAAGGAGCGGAAGCACGGCAGGCGCTGGATCGCGCGACGGACCTGGCCGGCTGGCGTGCCATCGAGAGCGGGCAGGCGCCACGCGCGTAACGCGCCCCGACCTAGACATCACGACCGCTGCGCGGATCCACCGCGGCAGCGAAGAAGAAAGGAGGAGACCATGCATACGATACTCAAAGGGGACGCCACCAGGCGCTGTGTGGGCGCTGCCGTGCTGGCGCTGGCGCTGGCCACGGCGGGAGGCGCGCGGGCGGAGGACATCGTCGTCAGCAACTACGGCGTTTCGGCCAACGGCATGCCCTTCGCCGTGGCGATGGCCAAGGGCTTTTTCAAGCAGGAAGGCGCCAATGTCACGGGCATCCTGACGTCGGCCGGCGGCGGCACGACCCTGCGCAATATGCTGGCCGGCAACGCTCCGTATGCGGAGGTCAATCCGAACGCCGTCATCGCGGCCGCGCAGCAGGGCGCGGACATCAAGATCGTCAGCGACAACGTCCTGACCGTGGCGGAATTCGTGTGGGCGGTGAAGAAGGACTCGCCGATCAAGTCCGTCAAGGACCTGAAGGGCAAGAAGATGGGCTACACCAACCCGCGGTCCACCAGCCAGGCGCTGGCGACGCTGGTGCTGCAATCCGGCGGCCTGAAGACGGAGGACGTCGAACTGGTCAAGACGGGCGGCTTCGGCGAAGGCGTGGCGGCGCTGGATACCGGGCTGGTGGACGCGACGCCCATACCGGAACCGCTATGGTCCAAGTATCGCGACAAGTACCGCGCCATCGCCGTGGCGCAGGATATGCTGCCGCCCATCGCCAATGTCATCGGCATCGCCGCGGGTTCGGGCGTATCGCCGGAGCGCGAGGCCTTCATCAAGGGCGTGATCCGCGCGCGCAGGTTGGCCGTGGAGTACATGGAGAAGAACCCCGACGAATCGGGCGATATCGTCGCCAAGGTCTACAACCTGGAGCCCGCCGTCGCGCGCGCCGCGGTGCGCAATCTGGTCACCAGCCGCACCAATGGCATCCCGTACTGGGGGCCCGGCGACATCCACATGGACGGCCTGAAGCGCGCCGTCGACGTGCAGAAGATGGTGGGCGCCATCAAGGGCGACGTCGACCTGGATAAGCTAATCGATACCCGCTACCTGCCCGACGATCTGAAAAAGGTGAAGTAGCCATGGCCAGTGTCGCGCAAGTCTATCCGCACGCCTTGCCGGGAAGGCGGCCCGGCGATCCCAGGCCGGGCGCGCCGGCCGTCGCGCACGTTTCCATGCGCGGGGTGGACAAGCTGTTCACCCGCCCCGGCGGCAATCCCGATGACACCATCCACGCACTGGGCCCCATCGATCTGGAGCTGCGCCAGGGCGAGTTCTTCGCCGTGGTGGGGCCGTCGGGATGTGGGAAGAGCACCTTGCTGGAGCTGGTGGCCGGGCTGTCCACCGCCACCCGGGGCGAGGTCGCCTTCGAGGGCGAACCGATTGTCGGCCGTATTCCGGACGGCGTGGGCGTGGTGTTCCAGGAAGATGCGTCCTTCCCCTGGCTGACGGTGCGCGAGAACATCGCCTTCGGCCTGCGCCGGCAACGCATCGCCGCCGAAGAGAAGGCCCGCCGGGTCGACCGCGCGCTGGCCATGATGGGCCTGGCGCCCTTCGCGGGAAGCTATCCGGCGCAGCTTTCCGGCGGCATGCGGCAACGCGTGTGCATCGCGCGCACGCTGGTCACGGAGCCGCGGCTGATCCTGCTGGACGAGCCTTTCGGCGCACTGGACCAGCAGACCCGCCTGCTGATGGGCGACGAGGTCCTGAACCTGTGGCGCAAGACCGGCGCGACGGTTTTCCTGATCACGCACGCGCTGGATGAAGCCGCCATGCTGGCGGACCGCATCGGCGTCATGTCGGCGCGCCCGGGACGCCTGATCGACATCGTGGAAACCGGCTGGCCGCGCGAGCGCGACAGCCGCATCGTGCAGGAGGAACGTTTCGGCACGATCACGGCCCGCCTGTGGCGTGCCCTGCGGGAAGAGTCGATGAAGTCCATCGGCGCGATGTCGCCCGGGGCGCGGCCATGAAACGGGCCCGCGTGTGGCGCCTGGGCATCCTGGCCGGGTGCGTCGCCTTGCTGGAAGTCCTGTGCCTGGCCGGGGTGATCGACAAGCTGACCATGCAGCCGCCGCACCGCATGATCGTGGACATGGCCAACATGCTGGTGTCGGGCTCGCTGAACGGCGCCATCGCCAAGACGCTGGGCAATGCGGCAGTGGCCTTCGTGGCGGCGGTGGTGCTCGGCGTTTCGGGCGGGATCGTCATCCACCGCCTGCGCCGCGTGCGCGACACGCTGGAGCCGTTGTTCGCGACCTATTACGCCATTCCGGTTTTTGCGTTTTATCCGCTGCTGATCATCGTGTTTGGGCTGAATGCGGCGCCGCAGATTTTCATCGGGGCGATGCTGGGCGTGGTGGCGGTGGTGGTGAATACGCTGAACGGACTGGACCGGGTCCCCAATGTGTTGCTGAAGACGGCGCGGATCCAGCATATGGGCTGGCGCGAGACGGCCTGGCGTATCACGCTGCCGTACGCGGCCCCCTACATCCTGACCGGCGCGAAGCTGGCGGTGGCCTATTCGCTGATCGGGATCATCGGCGCGGAGTTCATCATGTCCAACGGCGGCATGGGATACGAAATCAGTTTCGCCTACAACAATTTCGACAATACGACGATGTATCCGCTGATCCTGCTGATCCTGGTAG is from Bordetella bronchialis and encodes:
- the gcvA gene encoding transcriptional regulator GcvA — protein: MARRLPPLNALRAFEATARNGSLTRAAQELSVTQGAVSRHVSQLEDWLGVQLCMRLRHGIETTPEGATYAATLRAAFDLIETQTRQLRTRPTDNILRIKLPPTFAIRWFVPRLARFHALHRHIDVHITTSHQQVEFDRDEVDLCIHSGPAPIPGAICRKLFGEILLPVCSPGLFKHGEPPRDPSDLARFVLLCSMHRASDWPAWLAAARVTTIDGNSGLKFENSALAYQAAVDELGIVMAQRAFVEDDLRTGRLLAPLSLRVHTDNAYYLAYPRTGQDSPLIKAFEAWIVQETAQMEEAAR
- the leuC gene encoding 3-isopropylmalate dehydratase large subunit, whose protein sequence is MSPALGDGSGPTALPRGAAASADRVVRGDAGPSTVFDKIWDAHRIACLDDGRELIFVDRHVLQETTSAVAFAGLRREGRTVRHPELTIATQDHIVSTEPGRDEDTYPGGRELLTLMRANALQGHIRHFGIEDPRQGIVHVIAPELGFALPGSILACGDSHTSTAGGLGALGIGVGTSEVEHVLATQTLALARPRNMRVRFAGRPGAGITAKDLILLAMGALGVAGGRGCAVEYAGEAVQALPVEGRLTLCNMSIELGARLGLVAPDEKTFEYVRGREYAPAGPLFEQAVRAWRGLASDADAVFDRDVTVRCDGIAPQVTWGTNPSHVGGVDGRVPDPARYDDARQRDSVAAALRYMGLAPGMPLEGIPIDVAFIGSCTNSRLSDLQAAAAVVRGRHVAPGVRALVVPGSMSVKREAEALGLHRIFREAGFEWREAGCSMCVSINEDTVPAGARCIATSNRNFENRQGAGSRTHLASPAMVAAAALHGRITDVRRETAA
- a CDS encoding type II toxin-antitoxin system RelE/ParE family toxin; translated protein: MKRQGRPGAALGASAPPIVTFELPSSTAMCVRVEEYLRPDGSSPYRKWFDRLPAQVAAKVSTAQLRMERGNTSNIKWFDGIGEYVIDWGPGYRIYLARDGRTLIVLFGGGTKRGQQKDIERVKLLYAEYKDRKKMAGSEARARSTNPHR
- the leuD gene encoding 3-isopropylmalate dehydratase small subunit, whose amino-acid sequence is MRTPVREIEGVMAVMPMADINTDAIIPSVWLRTATADMGKGLFGGYRYDADGRERPDFVLNREPYRHARILLADENFGCGSSREAAVWALAQFGIGCVLAPSFADIFYENAFRNGLVAAIIDRRAYQALRDAARERERGLAASGPVTTPAQAGVPQADGRQSTRRQSDDRQSDNRQSNDRNSNDRNSNDRNSNDRNVNVRNVNDRQSDRPPAAGSPTGSPASNPACAHSAAPVCRVDLASATVTGPDGAVHPFSIPASRAQALMRGDDEIAMTLSHLPAIEAHYERLRTGSAWLYPAALQRSSAP
- a CDS encoding ABC transporter substrate-binding protein, with protein sequence MHTILKGDATRRCVGAAVLALALATAGGARAEDIVVSNYGVSANGMPFAVAMAKGFFKQEGANVTGILTSAGGGTTLRNMLAGNAPYAEVNPNAVIAAAQQGADIKIVSDNVLTVAEFVWAVKKDSPIKSVKDLKGKKMGYTNPRSTSQALATLVLQSGGLKTEDVELVKTGGFGEGVAALDTGLVDATPIPEPLWSKYRDKYRAIAVAQDMLPPIANVIGIAAGSGVSPEREAFIKGVIRARRLAVEYMEKNPDESGDIVAKVYNLEPAVARAAVRNLVTSRTNGIPYWGPGDIHMDGLKRAVDVQKMVGAIKGDVDLDKLIDTRYLPDDLKKVK
- a CDS encoding ABC transporter permease; the protein is MKRARVWRLGILAGCVALLEVLCLAGVIDKLTMQPPHRMIVDMANMLVSGSLNGAIAKTLGNAAVAFVAAVVLGVSGGIVIHRLRRVRDTLEPLFATYYAIPVFAFYPLLIIVFGLNAAPQIFIGAMLGVVAVVVNTLNGLDRVPNVLLKTARIQHMGWRETAWRITLPYAAPYILTGAKLAVAYSLIGIIGAEFIMSNGGMGYEISFAYNNFDNTTMYPLILLILVVSVSINMLFARWEKAILARRGLR
- a CDS encoding ABC transporter ATP-binding protein, with amino-acid sequence MASVAQVYPHALPGRRPGDPRPGAPAVAHVSMRGVDKLFTRPGGNPDDTIHALGPIDLELRQGEFFAVVGPSGCGKSTLLELVAGLSTATRGEVAFEGEPIVGRIPDGVGVVFQEDASFPWLTVRENIAFGLRRQRIAAEEKARRVDRALAMMGLAPFAGSYPAQLSGGMRQRVCIARTLVTEPRLILLDEPFGALDQQTRLLMGDEVLNLWRKTGATVFLITHALDEAAMLADRIGVMSARPGRLIDIVETGWPRERDSRIVQEERFGTITARLWRALREESMKSIGAMSPGARP
- a CDS encoding isocitrate lyase/PEP mutase family protein, coding for MTRPSLRQALERETPLVTPLAHDALSARLIEQAGFHAFAVGGSAMLAARHAYPDIGLIGLTDMVDGLRDIAAASRLPFVADADDGYGDVKSVARLVAAYEAIGVGGFLLEDQSRDHKQQRADKAAMVVDEAVIEAKLRTAMQARRNPETLVIGRTDAYGPLGLDAALRRAERFLAIGVEGIFIAGLRTEDDYRRVGAALRGVPYLSAAMFEGGDTPWLSPAELGAMGYTQVSYPASLILRVTQALRDGLSALRRHADGVEPLVPLAQGAEARQALDRATDLAGWRAIESGQAPRA